One genomic window of Mucilaginibacter sp. SJ includes the following:
- a CDS encoding class I SAM-dependent rRNA methyltransferase — protein sequence MIDVILKKGKEKAVLQRHPWVFSGAIEKVKGKPANGDVVRLANTQGEFMAYGFYNDQSRVTLRLLEWNKDVQINEAWFREKVATAVKSRDNILANGTNTCRLIFSESDYLPGLIVDKYAGHLAVQVLTSGIQNVMPVIIDELKKLLNPESISDKSDNASRAHEGLAEAENKVLAGSPPPELVEVLENNVIYGINITEGQKSGFYCDQRDNRHVLAVHTKDKKVLDCFCYTGGFTLNSLKEGATSVTSVDSSALAIETLAENIRLNKLDATKHRAIKSDVNVQLRKFRDEGEKFDVIVLDPPKYAPSRSALTRASRAYKDLNRLGMLLLNEGGLLATYSCSGAMDMETFKQVIAWAALDAGKQVQFIYQFHQPEDHPVRASFPEGEYLKGLLCRVF from the coding sequence ATGATTGACGTTATATTAAAGAAGGGTAAAGAAAAAGCCGTACTGCAAAGGCATCCCTGGGTATTTTCGGGGGCGATTGAAAAAGTAAAAGGCAAACCCGCCAATGGCGATGTAGTGCGCCTGGCGAATACGCAAGGCGAATTTATGGCCTATGGCTTTTATAACGATCAGTCGAGGGTTACTTTGCGCTTACTGGAGTGGAACAAGGATGTACAAATAAACGAAGCATGGTTTCGCGAAAAAGTAGCAACCGCAGTTAAAAGCCGTGATAACATATTGGCTAACGGTACCAATACCTGTCGTTTAATTTTTAGTGAATCGGATTATTTGCCAGGCCTTATTGTTGATAAATATGCCGGTCATTTGGCAGTGCAGGTACTTACATCGGGCATCCAGAATGTAATGCCCGTTATTATTGATGAACTAAAAAAACTGCTCAATCCCGAAAGTATTTCAGATAAAAGTGATAATGCTTCCCGTGCCCACGAAGGGTTGGCCGAAGCCGAGAATAAAGTACTTGCTGGCAGTCCGCCGCCTGAGCTGGTTGAGGTATTAGAAAACAACGTTATTTACGGTATCAATATCACCGAAGGCCAAAAATCCGGCTTTTATTGCGATCAGCGCGATAATCGCCATGTGTTGGCTGTACATACTAAAGATAAAAAGGTACTGGACTGCTTTTGTTATACCGGTGGTTTTACATTAAACAGTCTTAAAGAAGGCGCGACATCAGTAACCAGCGTGGATAGCTCAGCGCTGGCTATTGAAACTTTGGCCGAAAATATCAGGCTAAATAAACTGGATGCAACCAAACATAGAGCCATTAAATCCGACGTGAATGTGCAGTTACGCAAATTCAGAGATGAGGGCGAGAAGTTTGATGTAATCGTACTCGATCCGCCTAAATATGCGCCATCACGCTCGGCGCTCACCCGTGCATCACGTGCTTATAAAGATTTGAACCGTTTGGGTATGCTGCTGCTTAATGAGGGCGGCTTGCTGGCAACCTATTCCTGCTCGGGTGCTATGGATATGGAAACCTTTAAACAGGTAATTGCCTGGGCCGCGCTTGATGCGGGTAAACAGGTTCAGTTTATCTACCAGTTCCATCAACCCGAAGACCATCCGGTACGAGCTTCCTTCCCCGAAGGCGAGTATCTGAAAGGTTTGCTTTGCAGGGTGTTTTAG
- a CDS encoding SusC/RagA family TonB-linked outer membrane protein, protein MYENFTNYDGCHRIRYRAKIKGMLQCCITALLFLAMCTSAFAQGSKITGVVNDEHGQPLPGVSVKLKGTPNGTTTNVNGQFNINAEPSQTLVFTFLGYVAQEVNVGSQKSITIKLQPNATNMNEVVVVGYGTQRKATVTGSVASVTNSEIVTTKNENVLNMLAGKVAGVRITQNTSEPGSFSNAFDIRGFGNPLVVIDGIPRDNISRLDPNDIESVSVLKDASAAIYGVRAANGVVIVTTKKGKKGTVDLNYSGTYGWQIPSYMPKPVGAVDFMTLVNEQLLHNVNGGQVKYTDADFAAYKNGSKTSTDWYSPVFANSAPQQQHNLNATGGSENTSYFVSMGITDQDGFFKSGDLNYKKYNLRSNLTTKINKNLTIDVNLSGTLEQKNQPYQDAWWIIRSFWRQVPTQSIYANNNPAYLNNGQVDGSNPVAMADADVNGYKLIANKWLQSSVAATYNVPFVPGLSAKGLYNYDYYFSSNKIYQRSYNQYNYDANSNTYQAIANQTPGSLTRQFYEKPSSLMQLSLNYAKQFKGGHNVTALALYEESEQKGDNFNAQRQLSLPVDQLSAGNALNQTATVDGGWPYDFVTKSFVGRVNYDYKSKYLVEFSFRDDANSKNSPLKRWGFFPGASAGWRISQEGFWKNAKALSFIDDLKIRLSYAKLGDDAGLNAYQYLTGYNYPATGDNNRLPPGSVFDGTFVNGAQSRGIANPYIFWYVAKTYNAGIDLQAWNGLLGLTVDAFRRDRSGLLDTRADNLPGVVGAGLPQENLNSDRAQGFDIEINHRYHIGSFNYFIKGTFGYTRTQWISKVHSAYGNSQLNWHNNNDNRYNNIFWGYGANGQFQNYQQILNSPQFVSRNAVVGDYILQDWNGDGVINDQDVHPIAQNVSNNNYSTPSTTFGLTLGGSYKGFDINTVWQGAAGINVSYIEQLNIPLWGGGSALSMFMDRYHPTDPKADPYDPNTVWTPGTFALTGTTANTNSLSNIHSAAYVRLKSAEIGYSIPAGAAKKVGIKGARIFVNGYNILTITGLKYLDPEHPSANYGYLYPLDKIYSIGVNVKL, encoded by the coding sequence ATGTACGAAAATTTTACCAATTATGATGGATGCCATCGCATCCGTTATCGTGCTAAAATTAAAGGGATGCTTCAATGCTGCATAACCGCCCTTTTATTTTTAGCCATGTGTACTTCGGCTTTTGCTCAGGGCAGCAAAATAACCGGTGTAGTAAATGACGAGCATGGGCAGCCCCTGCCTGGCGTTAGCGTTAAGCTTAAAGGTACGCCCAATGGTACAACTACTAATGTTAACGGCCAGTTTAACATCAACGCCGAACCAAGCCAAACGCTGGTATTTACTTTTCTGGGGTACGTTGCACAGGAAGTAAACGTAGGCAGCCAGAAATCGATCACCATTAAGCTTCAGCCAAACGCCACCAACATGAACGAGGTGGTAGTGGTAGGTTACGGTACCCAGCGTAAAGCAACGGTGACCGGATCGGTTGCATCGGTTACCAACAGCGAGATTGTGACTACTAAAAACGAGAACGTGCTGAATATGCTTGCCGGTAAAGTGGCTGGTGTTCGTATTACTCAGAACACGTCTGAGCCGGGATCATTCAGCAATGCATTTGATATCCGTGGTTTTGGTAACCCATTGGTAGTTATTGATGGAATCCCCCGCGATAACATCAGCCGCCTTGATCCCAATGATATCGAAAGTGTTTCGGTATTGAAGGATGCATCGGCTGCTATTTACGGTGTACGTGCTGCAAACGGTGTTGTTATCGTAACTACCAAGAAAGGCAAAAAAGGTACCGTTGACCTTAACTACTCTGGTACTTATGGATGGCAGATCCCATCATACATGCCAAAACCTGTTGGCGCTGTTGATTTCATGACCCTGGTTAACGAGCAACTGCTGCATAACGTTAACGGCGGGCAAGTAAAATATACCGATGCCGACTTTGCTGCTTACAAAAACGGCTCAAAGACAAGTACGGATTGGTATAGCCCTGTTTTTGCTAATAGTGCTCCTCAGCAACAACATAACCTGAATGCAACAGGCGGCAGCGAAAATACCAGTTATTTTGTGAGTATGGGTATTACCGATCAGGACGGCTTTTTCAAAAGTGGCGACCTGAACTACAAGAAATATAACCTGCGCTCAAATCTTACTACCAAAATCAATAAAAACCTCACCATTGATGTAAATCTGAGCGGTACGCTTGAACAAAAAAATCAGCCTTACCAGGATGCCTGGTGGATCATCCGCTCGTTCTGGAGGCAGGTACCTACGCAAAGCATCTATGCCAATAATAATCCGGCATACCTGAACAATGGCCAGGTTGATGGTTCAAACCCTGTTGCTATGGCGGATGCTGACGTGAATGGGTACAAACTCATCGCCAATAAATGGTTACAATCTTCGGTAGCCGCAACCTACAATGTACCGTTTGTACCTGGTTTAAGTGCAAAGGGCTTATATAACTATGATTACTATTTTTCAAGCAACAAGATCTATCAGCGTTCATACAACCAGTATAACTATGATGCCAACAGTAATACCTATCAGGCCATAGCTAATCAAACGCCTGGTTCACTTACCCGTCAGTTTTATGAAAAGCCAAGCAGCTTAATGCAGCTTTCATTAAACTATGCCAAACAGTTTAAAGGCGGGCATAACGTTACAGCACTGGCGCTTTATGAAGAAAGCGAGCAAAAAGGGGATAACTTTAACGCGCAGCGTCAGCTTTCACTGCCTGTTGATCAGTTGTCGGCAGGTAATGCTTTAAATCAAACGGCTACGGTTGATGGTGGCTGGCCTTATGATTTTGTAACCAAATCATTTGTTGGTCGTGTAAACTATGACTATAAATCGAAATACCTCGTTGAGTTTAGCTTCCGGGACGATGCAAACTCTAAAAACTCACCGCTTAAACGTTGGGGCTTTTTCCCGGGTGCATCTGCCGGTTGGAGAATTTCACAGGAAGGTTTCTGGAAAAATGCCAAAGCGCTTTCGTTTATTGATGACCTGAAGATCCGTTTATCATATGCCAAACTGGGTGACGATGCCGGCCTTAACGCTTACCAATACCTTACCGGTTATAACTATCCTGCTACCGGCGACAATAATAGGTTGCCCCCTGGTTCGGTATTTGACGGCACTTTTGTTAATGGCGCACAAAGCCGTGGTATAGCCAACCCTTACATTTTCTGGTATGTTGCTAAAACCTATAACGCCGGTATCGACTTGCAGGCCTGGAACGGTTTGTTAGGCTTAACTGTCGATGCCTTCAGACGCGACAGGAGCGGATTGCTTGATACCCGGGCCGATAATCTCCCGGGAGTGGTAGGTGCAGGTTTACCGCAGGAAAATCTTAACAGCGACCGTGCCCAGGGTTTCGATATCGAGATAAACCATCGTTACCATATTGGCAGCTTTAACTACTTCATTAAAGGTACATTCGGCTATACCCGTACCCAATGGATCAGCAAGGTGCATTCGGCTTATGGCAACTCGCAGCTTAACTGGCATAACAATAACGACAACCGTTACAACAACATATTCTGGGGTTACGGTGCCAATGGCCAGTTCCAGAATTATCAGCAGATCCTGAACAGCCCGCAGTTTGTATCACGTAACGCGGTAGTTGGTGATTACATTTTGCAGGATTGGAACGGCGACGGCGTGATCAACGATCAGGACGTGCACCCAATAGCACAAAACGTAAGTAACAATAACTACAGCACGCCTTCAACCACATTTGGGTTAACATTGGGTGGTTCATACAAAGGTTTTGATATCAATACCGTATGGCAGGGTGCTGCAGGTATCAACGTATCATATATCGAACAGTTGAATATCCCGTTATGGGGTGGCGGCAGCGCGTTGTCTATGTTCATGGACAGGTATCACCCAACCGATCCTAAAGCCGATCCTTATGATCCGAACACCGTTTGGACTCCGGGTACTTTTGCCCTTACCGGTACAACAGCCAACACCAATTCACTGTCAAATATCCACAGTGCAGCATATGTAAGGTTGAAATCTGCTGAGATTGGCTACAGCATTCCTGCCGGAGCAGCTAAAAAGGTGGGTATTAAAGGCGCAAGGATCTTTGTAAACGGGTATAACATTTTAACCATTACAGGCCTGAAATACCTTGACCCTGAACACCCATCGGCCAATTATGGCTATTTATACCCCTTAGATAAAATTTATTCAATCGGTGTAAATGTTAAACTATAA
- a CDS encoding RagB/SusD family nutrient uptake outer membrane protein, with the protein MKKYTYTILAFLLCWTTACKKLDTLPPSIVKDDDVFATAAGIQAYMSRLYSELPIEDFRYSPERGLNMFWIIAPTSATTGEALSRDQNGSMQENTGLSTWGDCYRVIRDANYFAETLPKYASNFTNDQVNNWLGEARFVRAATYFALVKRYGGVPLVDKVLNYPEQSIEELKIPRSSEEKIYDFIGTDLDYAYTNLPETNQAGRASKYAAAGFKSRAMLYAGTVAKYNQISLVDGSGNRLCGIPAAKAVTYFKAAYDAAALLDGKYSLYKKAWAAGDKNAQYQNYVNLFFDASSPENIFVRQYHYPESVHGYDAYNVPRQLMGANGYSSEVNPTLDFVELFDGFPKNADGTIKTTTGGKYDLYTNTMDIFANAEPRLRATVVLPGDVMKGVSIEIRRGIYTGSSAGGINPLLPAGSTAHYPTDNIVQSANASQTPYKLPNGTTMNPAGLSGYFTGDGTCSVSGFSIRKYIVPDKPTSEVLENRADQTWIELRYAEVLLNRAEAAIELNSLGQSDKSYVQDAFTQINAIRERAGADLLTGTTDVTIDVVRKERKKELGFENKQYWDMRRWRVADKEQNSTIYRTLMPFYSANDGKYFFDARLDERNSRYTFDVRWYYEQIPQGEIQKSQNLIQNPGY; encoded by the coding sequence ATGAAAAAATACACATATACGATATTGGCTTTTTTACTTTGCTGGACAACGGCATGTAAAAAGCTGGATACCCTGCCCCCAAGTATTGTTAAGGACGATGACGTTTTCGCTACCGCCGCGGGAATTCAGGCCTACATGTCAAGGCTGTACAGTGAATTACCTATTGAAGATTTCAGGTATTCGCCCGAAAGAGGTTTAAATATGTTCTGGATCATTGCACCAACAAGCGCCACAACCGGCGAGGCCCTGAGCCGTGACCAGAATGGATCAATGCAGGAAAATACAGGCCTTTCAACCTGGGGCGATTGCTACAGGGTTATCAGGGATGCCAACTATTTTGCCGAAACGCTGCCCAAATACGCAAGCAACTTCACCAACGACCAAGTAAACAACTGGTTAGGTGAGGCAAGATTTGTGCGTGCTGCTACTTACTTTGCATTGGTTAAACGTTACGGTGGTGTGCCACTTGTTGATAAAGTGCTTAACTATCCGGAGCAAAGCATCGAGGAATTAAAAATACCACGTTCATCTGAAGAAAAGATCTATGATTTTATCGGCACCGATCTGGATTATGCTTATACCAATCTACCTGAAACCAACCAGGCAGGCAGGGCCAGCAAATATGCGGCTGCCGGTTTCAAATCAAGGGCAATGCTTTATGCAGGTACGGTAGCTAAATACAACCAGATATCGTTGGTTGATGGCAGCGGTAACAGGCTTTGCGGCATCCCGGCAGCAAAAGCGGTTACTTACTTTAAAGCAGCTTATGATGCAGCGGCATTACTTGACGGTAAATACAGCTTATACAAAAAAGCGTGGGCCGCGGGCGATAAAAATGCACAATATCAAAACTATGTGAACCTGTTTTTTGATGCATCGAGCCCCGAAAACATATTTGTACGCCAATACCACTACCCTGAATCGGTGCATGGTTATGATGCCTACAATGTGCCACGCCAGTTAATGGGCGCTAATGGCTACTCGTCAGAAGTTAACCCTACGCTTGATTTTGTGGAGCTGTTTGACGGTTTTCCTAAAAATGCTGATGGTACCATCAAAACTACAACCGGTGGTAAATACGATCTGTACACCAACACTATGGATATATTTGCCAATGCCGAGCCAAGGTTAAGGGCAACCGTAGTTTTGCCGGGTGATGTAATGAAGGGTGTAAGCATTGAAATTCGCAGGGGTATTTATACAGGTTCTTCAGCTGGTGGAATCAATCCGCTGTTGCCTGCAGGTTCAACTGCTCATTATCCAACTGATAACATTGTTCAATCGGCCAACGCCAGCCAAACGCCATACAAATTGCCAAACGGTACAACCATGAACCCTGCCGGTTTAAGCGGTTATTTCACTGGCGACGGTACCTGTTCGGTTTCAGGTTTCTCTATCCGTAAATACATCGTACCGGATAAACCAACATCTGAGGTGTTGGAAAACCGTGCCGATCAAACATGGATCGAGTTACGCTATGCTGAAGTATTGCTTAACCGCGCCGAGGCGGCGATAGAGTTGAACTCATTGGGCCAGTCAGACAAGAGCTATGTACAGGATGCCTTTACGCAAATTAACGCCATCCGTGAGCGTGCCGGGGCCGACCTGTTAACCGGTACAACCGACGTAACTATCGATGTAGTACGTAAAGAACGTAAGAAGGAGCTTGGCTTTGAAAACAAACAATACTGGGATATGCGCCGCTGGAGGGTTGCCGATAAGGAGCAAAACAGCACCATTTATCGTACGCTGATGCCTTTTTATTCGGCTAATGATGGTAAGTACTTCTTTGATGCCCGTTTAGACGAGCGTAATTCAAGGTACACTTTTGATGTGCGCTGGTACTACGAGCAGATTCCACAGGGCGAGATTCAGAAAAGCCAGAATTTAATTCAAAATCCGGGTTATTAA
- a CDS encoding DUF3823 domain-containing protein produces the protein MKKLFYSIALSVLVAAGSSCKKVDNYAAPDVTLKGTVTDAGNGKSLQTEQGSGTRIKLLEISWSDNPTPFYISSFQDGTYQNTKLFAGKNVISAEGAFVPLVQVDNTGKTIVDKSQTVDVKSVTTVNFSVEPFLRIEWAGDPVLNADGTITTSFKVTRGTADPNFQQNVSDVAVFVNSNNYVGNNNYDNRYTPKLSGNDANNSVGKTLSLTTLGGALPGKRSYFIRVGARVSYGLNYYNYTDVKEVKVP, from the coding sequence ATGAAAAAACTATTTTATAGCATAGCATTAAGTGTATTGGTTGCCGCAGGCAGCTCATGCAAAAAGGTTGATAATTATGCCGCCCCCGATGTTACCTTAAAAGGTACAGTAACTGATGCCGGGAATGGCAAAAGCCTGCAAACAGAACAAGGTTCAGGCACCCGCATTAAATTATTGGAGATAAGCTGGAGCGACAACCCAACCCCGTTTTATATATCCTCATTCCAGGATGGTACTTATCAAAATACCAAACTGTTTGCAGGCAAAAATGTAATTTCGGCAGAGGGTGCTTTTGTGCCATTGGTGCAGGTTGATAATACCGGCAAAACCATTGTTGATAAAAGCCAGACCGTTGATGTTAAAAGTGTGACCACCGTAAACTTTTCGGTTGAACCATTTTTAAGAATAGAATGGGCAGGCGATCCGGTTTTAAACGCTGATGGCACCATTACCACCAGCTTTAAAGTTACCCGGGGTACTGCCGATCCTAATTTTCAGCAAAACGTGAGCGATGTGGCTGTATTTGTTAATTCAAACAACTACGTAGGCAATAATAACTACGATAACCGCTACACACCTAAGCTGAGCGGTAATGATGCAAATAACTCGGTTGGTAAAACTCTTAGTCTTACCACGCTTGGTGGCGCATTGCCGGGTAAAAGGAGCTATTTCATCCGCGTAGGTGCAAGGGTTTCCTATGGCCTTAATTACTATAATTATACCGACGTTAAAGAGGTAAAGGTTCCGTAA
- a CDS encoding GH92 family glycosyl hydrolase, which produces MKKLLLLAFAFLPAALSAQEKVPSPVDLINPLMGTQSKPSLSNGNTYPAVALPWGMNFWTPQTGKMGDGWQYTYDADKILGFKQTHQPSPWMNDYGMFSVFPETGKLKLDEKERASWFSHKAETAKPYYYSVYLADYDVTTEITPTERAASFQFTFPKSDSSHIVIDAFDKGSYIKIIPGEQKIVGYSTKNSGAVPANFKNYFVIYVDKPFALASAWHDWKQDAGQLEYTGDHAGAVITLKTAKGEKVHLKVASSFISIEQAELNLKRELGNDDFAATCQKAKDTWNKTLSRLNVEGGTIDQTRTFYSSLYRMLFFPNKMYEVDANGQNVHYSPFNGKVAPGYLFAGTGFWDTFRALYPFLNLVYPSINKEMQEGLINDYKEGGWLPEWSSPGYADCMIGNNSASVVSEAYLKGLRGYDIETLYQALKHGANNEGPNATGRRGVRYYNTLGYVPYNVKINENAARTLEYAYDDFAIYQLGKALGKPKKEIEIYKKRSQNYRNIFDPQTKLMRGKNQDGTFEKPFNPFKWGDAFTEGNSWHYSWGVFHDIQGLINLMGGKQQFAAKLDSVFEMPPVFDDSYYGGVIHEIREMQIAGMGQYAHGNQPIQHMIYLYNHANQPWKTQYWVREAMNRLYRAAPDGYCGDEDNGQTSAWYIFSAMGFYPVTPASDQYVLGAPLFKKVTVNLENGKTITINAPKNSDENRYVNTLTVDGKPYTNNWLSHKGLLNGAVLDFDMQATPNKDRGTKDADVPYSMSNEK; this is translated from the coding sequence ATGAAAAAATTACTTCTCCTGGCGTTTGCCTTTTTACCGGCAGCACTTTCGGCACAAGAAAAGGTGCCGTCACCTGTCGATCTGATCAACCCGCTTATGGGCACGCAATCAAAGCCATCGCTCTCCAATGGGAATACTTACCCGGCAGTAGCACTGCCATGGGGTATGAATTTCTGGACACCGCAAACCGGTAAAATGGGCGATGGGTGGCAGTACACTTATGATGCCGATAAGATCCTCGGTTTTAAACAAACCCATCAACCATCGCCCTGGATGAATGATTATGGCATGTTCTCGGTTTTCCCGGAAACCGGTAAATTAAAGCTTGATGAAAAAGAGCGCGCCAGCTGGTTCTCGCATAAAGCCGAAACCGCAAAACCATATTACTACAGCGTTTACCTGGCCGATTATGATGTAACAACCGAAATTACACCAACAGAGCGCGCTGCAAGTTTCCAGTTCACTTTTCCTAAAAGTGATAGCTCGCACATTGTGATCGATGCTTTCGATAAAGGTTCTTATATAAAAATCATCCCTGGTGAGCAAAAAATTGTTGGTTACAGTACCAAAAACAGTGGCGCCGTACCTGCCAACTTCAAAAACTACTTTGTTATTTATGTAGATAAACCATTCGCGCTGGCCTCTGCATGGCATGACTGGAAACAAGATGCCGGTCAACTGGAATATACCGGCGATCATGCAGGAGCGGTAATCACCCTAAAAACTGCTAAAGGTGAAAAAGTTCATTTGAAAGTAGCTTCATCCTTTATCAGCATTGAGCAAGCCGAACTTAACCTGAAACGCGAGTTGGGCAACGATGATTTTGCAGCAACCTGCCAAAAAGCAAAAGATACCTGGAACAAAACCCTGAGCCGCCTTAACGTTGAAGGCGGAACTATCGACCAAACCCGCACTTTTTACAGCAGCCTTTACCGTATGCTGTTTTTCCCTAACAAAATGTATGAGGTTGATGCTAACGGACAAAATGTGCATTACAGCCCTTTCAATGGTAAAGTTGCACCGGGATACCTTTTTGCAGGTACCGGTTTCTGGGATACTTTCAGGGCACTTTATCCTTTCCTGAATTTGGTTTACCCGTCTATCAACAAAGAAATGCAGGAAGGCCTGATCAATGATTACAAAGAAGGTGGCTGGCTGCCAGAATGGTCGAGCCCGGGCTACGCTGATTGTATGATCGGTAACAACTCAGCATCGGTAGTTTCTGAAGCTTACCTGAAAGGCCTGCGCGGTTACGATATCGAAACCTTATACCAGGCGCTTAAACATGGTGCCAACAACGAAGGGCCTAATGCTACCGGCCGTCGTGGTGTACGGTATTATAACACTTTAGGCTATGTGCCATACAACGTAAAGATCAACGAAAATGCTGCCCGTACCCTCGAGTACGCTTATGACGATTTTGCTATTTACCAGTTGGGTAAGGCTTTGGGCAAACCTAAAAAGGAAATAGAGATCTACAAAAAACGCAGCCAGAACTACCGCAATATTTTTGATCCGCAAACTAAACTGATGCGCGGTAAAAACCAGGACGGTACTTTTGAAAAGCCTTTTAATCCGTTTAAATGGGGCGATGCCTTTACCGAAGGTAACAGCTGGCACTATAGCTGGGGCGTGTTCCACGATATTCAGGGTTTAATAAACCTGATGGGCGGCAAGCAGCAATTTGCAGCCAAGTTGGATTCGGTGTTTGAAATGCCGCCGGTATTTGATGATAGCTACTACGGCGGCGTGATCCACGAGATTCGCGAAATGCAGATTGCAGGTATGGGCCAATACGCGCACGGGAACCAGCCTATCCAGCACATGATCTATCTTTACAATCACGCAAATCAACCATGGAAAACTCAGTACTGGGTTCGTGAAGCAATGAACAGGCTTTACCGGGCAGCTCCTGATGGTTACTGCGGCGACGAGGATAACGGTCAAACATCTGCCTGGTACATCTTCTCGGCCATGGGTTTTTACCCGGTTACCCCGGCCAGCGACCAGTATGTTTTAGGTGCTCCGCTGTTTAAAAAAGTAACTGTTAATTTAGAGAACGGCAAAACCATCACCATTAACGCACCTAAAAACAGCGACGAAAACAGGTACGTAAATACGCTTACTGTTGATGGCAAACCATATACCAACAACTGGTTAAGCCACAAAGGTTTGTTAAACGGTGCAGTGCTTGATTTTGATATGCAGGCCACTCCGAATAAAGATCGCGGTACAAAAGATGCCGATGTGCCTTATTCAATGAGCAACGAGAAATAA
- a CDS encoding prohibitin family protein, which yields MFIAVLGVIVLIVGIVLKRSPEPAGRFSGVVTAVGIAMVVLGLLLNIFKVIEPGKVGVQALFGKVQDQVLESGLHIVNPVVEITTFDVQTQTYTMSAVNNEGQKEGDDAIRVLSSDGLEVTIDLSVLYKVKPDKAPYIMQNIGENYVDKIVRPVSRTAIRDNAVAYAAVDLYSTKRQEFQDKINRYITASFEKRGLELQQILVRNITLPASVRASIESKINAEQDAQKMEFVLQKERQEAERKRVEAQGIADYQRILSTGLSDKQLQYEAIKAQKEIALSPNAKVIIIGGGKGGNPIMISDK from the coding sequence ATGTTTATAGCAGTATTAGGAGTTATTGTACTCATTGTGGGTATAGTGCTCAAACGTTCGCCCGAACCGGCCGGCCGCTTTAGTGGCGTGGTAACCGCGGTAGGTATAGCCATGGTTGTACTTGGCCTGTTGCTCAATATATTTAAGGTAATTGAACCAGGCAAGGTTGGGGTGCAGGCCCTGTTTGGTAAGGTGCAGGACCAGGTACTTGAAAGCGGTTTGCATATCGTAAACCCCGTAGTGGAGATCACCACTTTTGATGTCCAGACCCAGACCTATACCATGAGCGCGGTAAATAACGAGGGCCAGAAGGAGGGGGATGATGCTATCCGTGTGCTTTCATCAGATGGATTGGAAGTTACCATTGATCTTTCCGTGCTGTATAAAGTAAAACCCGATAAAGCCCCTTACATTATGCAGAACATAGGGGAAAACTATGTGGATAAGATCGTTCGCCCGGTTTCGCGCACGGCCATCCGCGATAACGCGGTTGCTTATGCTGCTGTCGATCTGTATTCGACCAAGCGGCAGGAGTTCCAGGATAAAATAAACCGTTACATTACCGCCAGTTTTGAAAAACGCGGACTTGAACTGCAGCAGATCCTGGTGCGCAACATTACCCTGCCAGCCTCGGTACGCGCCAGCATCGAATCAAAGATCAATGCCGAGCAGGATGCCCAGAAGATGGAGTTCGTACTGCAAAAGGAACGCCAGGAAGCCGAACGTAAGCGGGTGGAAGCGCAGGGTATTGCCGATTATCAGCGTATCCTTTCAACCGGGTTATCGGATAAGCAACTGCAATACGAAGCCATAAAAGCACAAAAGGAAATAGCGCTTTCGCCCAATGCCAAGGTGATTATTATTGGCGGCGGAAAGGGAGGCAACCCGATAATGATCAGCGATAAATAG
- a CDS encoding DUF6358 family protein: MGFKLVLNVLYTMGVALCFIVAYKMFTEKNYLIMAGAMVVGVVVIFMKLRLLKQVKETQQAPQNKKGKGAK, encoded by the coding sequence ATGGGCTTTAAACTGGTGCTCAATGTGCTTTACACCATGGGTGTAGCTTTGTGCTTTATTGTTGCTTATAAAATGTTCACCGAAAAAAACTACCTGATCATGGCCGGTGCCATGGTTGTTGGCGTAGTTGTGATTTTCATGAAGCTGAGGCTTTTGAAACAAGTTAAAGAGACCCAGCAAGCCCCGCAAAATAAAAAAGGCAAAGGGGCTAAGTAA
- a CDS encoding rhodanese-like domain-containing protein translates to MNEITVQELKEKIDKGEDFQLIDVREDFEYETSNLGGQLIPLGGVLIESDKISKDKPVVVMCRSGKRSAAAIMQLEQQGFTNLSNLRGGILAWQAEIDPELNVY, encoded by the coding sequence ATGAACGAGATAACCGTACAGGAATTAAAAGAGAAAATTGATAAAGGCGAAGATTTTCAACTGATTGATGTTAGGGAAGATTTTGAATACGAAACTTCAAACCTTGGCGGGCAGCTTATACCGCTTGGCGGAGTGCTGATAGAATCGGACAAGATAAGTAAAGACAAGCCGGTAGTAGTAATGTGCCGCAGCGGTAAACGCAGCGCGGCTGCTATTATGCAGCTGGAGCAGCAGGGTTTTACCAATCTGTCAAACCTAAGAGGAGGGATCCTTGCATGGCAGGCCGAAATTGACCCTGAATTAAACGTATACTAA